A single genomic interval of Asinibacterium sp. OR53 harbors:
- the bluB gene encoding 5,6-dimethylbenzimidazole synthase, translated as MQFNITDTEILRNIILHRRDVRGNRFLSTPVSTTVMDQLLFAFEHAPSVGYSQPWQLIVIEKETTKQAVKNIFIESNDHERVRFDSDKASQYQRLKLEGIVEAPINIAVFYTPPEQPVLGQTMMPEAGLYSVVCGIQNMWLMARSLNVGMGWVSILEPEKIKEVLHVPSHLQLVAYLCIGYVSKFDELPELELLGWERRKDQTEFIHHETFKQP; from the coding sequence ATGCAGTTTAATATCACAGATACCGAAATACTGAGAAACATCATCCTCCACCGCAGGGATGTAAGGGGAAACCGCTTCTTGTCAACTCCTGTTTCAACTACTGTAATGGATCAGCTATTGTTTGCATTTGAACATGCACCATCTGTAGGATATTCCCAGCCATGGCAATTGATAGTTATCGAAAAAGAAACTACTAAACAGGCCGTTAAGAATATTTTCATTGAGTCGAATGATCATGAGCGTGTTCGTTTTGATAGCGACAAAGCAAGTCAGTACCAGCGTTTGAAGCTGGAAGGGATCGTAGAAGCACCTATTAACATAGCTGTCTTCTATACGCCACCTGAGCAACCGGTATTAGGACAGACAATGATGCCAGAGGCAGGCTTGTATAGCGTTGTTTGCGGCATCCAGAATATGTGGTTAATGGCCCGGTCACTGAATGTTGGAATGGGATGGGTAAGCATACTGGAACCGGAAAAGATAAAAGAAGTACTGCATGTTCCATCACACCTGCAACTGGTAGCGTATTTATGTATTGGCTATGTGAGCAAGTTCGACGAATTACCCGAATTGGAACTATTAGGGTGGGAACGCAGGAAAGATCAAACTGAATTCATCCATCACGAAACATTCAAGCAACCTTAA
- a CDS encoding bifunctional adenosylcobinamide kinase/adenosylcobinamide-phosphate guanylyltransferase, producing MIIFVTGGARSGKSRYAQELALSMSNNPVYVATAKDWGGDFSDRIKRHQGDRGPEWTSYEAQKEVSALPIGECVSVIDCVTLWLTNFFIDFKNDIDQSLIAFKKEIDALDKMNGTFIIVSNEIGMGVHAETEIGRKFTDLQGWANQYAAAKAARVVLLVSGIPLTIKV from the coding sequence ATGATCATTTTTGTAACCGGCGGCGCCCGAAGCGGTAAAAGTCGCTATGCACAGGAACTGGCGCTTTCTATGAGTAATAACCCGGTATACGTGGCAACAGCAAAAGATTGGGGAGGTGATTTCAGCGACCGCATCAAAAGACACCAGGGCGACAGGGGCCCGGAGTGGACCAGCTATGAAGCGCAAAAAGAAGTGAGTGCTTTGCCCATCGGTGAATGTGTATCGGTGATCGATTGCGTAACACTTTGGCTGACCAATTTCTTCATCGATTTTAAAAATGACATCGACCAATCACTCATTGCTTTCAAAAAAGAAATTGATGCGCTGGACAAAATGAATGGCACTTTCATTATCGTGAGCAATGAAATTGGCATGGGTGTTCATGCCGAAACTGAAATAGGCCGGAAATTCACAGACCTGCAGGGTTGGGCCAATCAATATGCTGCGGCCAAAGCTGCCCGGGTAGTATTACTGGTAAGCGGCATTCCTCTTACTATTAAGGTATAG
- a CDS encoding ABC transporter substrate-binding protein, which produces MVALSFLPAATRMIYDMGLQELLHGVTFECFPPALAEKPKVVRCLLEGHHYSSLEIDRIFSASKAQGKSLYYVDEPLLQELKPNLIFTQDVCDVCQIDTTCTHAAVAKLDHQPLLVPLTPQNLDDVYHTAVVIATALGKEEAAYEYLASLKKRTDGILDTLRAHRMPLKRVMLFEWIDPIYNCGHWIPYQVAQAGGIDMLSNPSGDSIVTQWERIVKYDPEVLVIAPCGFEVTRAKEELHLLTQKPEWASLQAVQHRQVFLVDFDLFTQPSASTLTDGIELLAALFHPALFKIPAHLTHKYLSLYGEKIMAS; this is translated from the coding sequence ATGGTTGCATTATCCTTTCTTCCGGCAGCTACCCGCATGATCTATGATATGGGATTGCAGGAGTTGCTGCATGGCGTTACGTTTGAGTGCTTTCCTCCTGCCCTTGCAGAGAAGCCCAAGGTAGTGCGCTGCTTACTCGAAGGCCATCATTATTCAAGCCTGGAGATCGACCGTATCTTTTCTGCATCCAAAGCACAGGGCAAAAGCCTCTACTATGTAGATGAGCCGCTCTTGCAGGAGCTGAAGCCTAATCTGATCTTCACGCAGGATGTGTGCGATGTATGCCAAATAGATACCACCTGCACTCATGCAGCTGTTGCAAAGCTGGATCACCAGCCGTTACTTGTTCCCCTTACGCCGCAAAACCTCGATGATGTATATCACACCGCCGTTGTCATTGCAACAGCTTTGGGGAAAGAAGAAGCGGCTTACGAATACCTCGCATCACTTAAAAAAAGGACCGATGGCATACTCGATACTTTGCGGGCCCATCGCATGCCTTTGAAACGCGTTATGCTTTTTGAATGGATCGACCCCATTTACAATTGCGGACACTGGATACCTTACCAGGTAGCGCAGGCAGGCGGCATCGATATGCTGAGCAACCCTTCGGGCGATTCCATCGTTACACAATGGGAAAGGATCGTGAAATACGATCCGGAGGTGCTGGTGATTGCACCCTGTGGCTTTGAAGTAACACGTGCCAAAGAAGAGTTGCACCTGCTTACCCAAAAACCGGAATGGGCTTCTTTGCAGGCAGTTCAGCACCGGCAGGTTTTCCTGGTCGATTTTGACCTTTTTACGCAGCCCAGTGCCAGCACGCTCACAGATGGTATTGAATTACTGGCTGCATTGTTCCATCCTGCATTGTTCAAAATACCCGCTCATTTAACACACAAATACCTTTCCTTATACGGAGAGAAAATAATGGCATCATGA
- a CDS encoding DUF6580 family putative transport protein: MSLNKINPRVSLLLVFIALTAGLRVFSATSAGTQAALNNFTPIGAMALFGGAYFHTKWKGYFFPLLALFLSDVIMMKFVYGGTGLSNGLLYNGWYWTYGAFALMVLIGSLIKNVSFKTVIAGAVGAALMHWIVTDCGVWLSGGTDITTGLPYTRDWNGLVKCHILAIPFMKNMLIGNLIYGAVLFGGFEYLQKRYPALLSMQ, from the coding sequence ATGTCGCTCAACAAAATCAATCCGCGCGTTTCTTTGCTTTTAGTGTTCATTGCCCTGACGGCTGGCTTACGCGTTTTTTCTGCTACCTCAGCAGGAACACAAGCTGCTCTCAACAACTTCACGCCTATTGGAGCCATGGCTCTTTTTGGGGGCGCTTACTTTCATACCAAATGGAAGGGGTATTTCTTTCCGCTGCTGGCGTTGTTTTTGAGTGATGTGATCATGATGAAGTTTGTATATGGAGGAACCGGATTGAGTAATGGTTTGTTGTACAACGGGTGGTACTGGACTTATGGTGCTTTTGCGTTGATGGTGCTGATCGGATCGCTGATCAAAAATGTAAGTTTTAAAACGGTGATTGCCGGAGCCGTAGGCGCTGCATTGATGCACTGGATCGTTACCGATTGTGGTGTATGGCTCAGCGGTGGTACCGATATCACTACAGGCCTTCCCTATACACGCGACTGGAACGGATTGGTGAAATGTCATATACTGGCCATTCCTTTCATGAAAAATATGCTCATCGGGAACCTGATCTATGGCGCTGTACTCTTTGGAGGTTTTGAATACCTGCAAAAAAGATATCCGGCATTATTATCCATGCAATAA
- a CDS encoding TonB-dependent siderophore receptor, with amino-acid sequence MSKTLTLSCMLTASLLAGQTAFSQQDSIRTGQLDEVVVTANRVSLKQSQTGKIVTVIDQKMIANNQGRTLAELLNTQASFFINGSNNTLGTNQDLYFRGAGVGSMLIVIDGTPVYDPSLSSNSFDLNNIALDQVERIEILKGGQSTLWGSDAVAGVIQIFMKKGTGKKANVNASAAYGTYNTFRAGTGLSGRLDKLGYNVQYSYVKSDGMAAAYDSTGTQGFKKDGFEQTNLLAELNYQFSNRLSARAFGNFGVYRTDLPGGAFTDEKDYTAKNNHQLSGFSLQYHDNNGFSWNLMGSYQQAKRLFVNDSTYTAAYTKYYSGNYIGNSYVLETNGNKKFNTHLQWVGGIQYTRQNTTQSSLYISTGVPAYQSSSALGKDSTYTSQFSAYSSLLLTDLSGFNFEAGGRINHHSIYGNNATYTINPSYNIDENTKLFVNISSAYKVPSLYQLYSEYGNKGLKPESSTTYEIGVQTQSNNKRQRLRFAAFKRDIHNLIIFYTNPVTYAGQYINRNEQHDYGFEVESNTLLASFGSWSNNLSFIDGQGVENGTKTDNLYRRPKFVFNSSLSLQPFAALTVIPSFKYVGARLKGPYDAGPAEQPHYYTIDCYAGYALSGKIKVFLDFHNITDQQYFDVVGYNSKRFNMMAGFSVKL; translated from the coding sequence ATGAGCAAAACATTAACGCTCTCATGCATGCTTACTGCTTCCCTGCTGGCAGGACAAACAGCATTTTCACAGCAGGATTCTATCCGAACGGGACAACTCGATGAAGTGGTGGTTACCGCCAACAGGGTTAGTCTCAAACAATCTCAGACCGGCAAGATCGTAACGGTCATAGACCAAAAAATGATTGCCAATAACCAGGGCAGAACACTTGCCGAATTACTCAATACCCAGGCAAGCTTTTTCATCAACGGATCGAACAATACGCTGGGAACTAACCAGGACCTGTATTTCAGGGGTGCCGGTGTAGGCAGTATGTTGATCGTAATAGATGGCACGCCGGTATACGATCCTTCGCTGAGCAGCAACTCTTTTGATCTGAATAATATTGCGCTGGACCAGGTGGAAAGGATCGAGATCCTCAAAGGCGGGCAAAGCACCCTCTGGGGCAGCGATGCCGTAGCCGGTGTGATACAGATCTTCATGAAAAAAGGGACCGGTAAAAAAGCCAATGTCAATGCTTCCGCTGCCTATGGCACTTACAACACATTCCGCGCAGGAACAGGTTTGAGCGGACGGCTGGATAAGCTCGGTTACAATGTACAGTACAGCTACGTTAAAAGCGATGGGATGGCTGCTGCCTATGACAGCACAGGCACACAGGGTTTCAAGAAAGATGGATTTGAGCAGACCAATCTGCTTGCCGAACTCAATTACCAGTTCAGCAACCGCTTATCGGCAAGGGCTTTTGGCAATTTCGGCGTTTATAGAACCGATTTGCCCGGCGGCGCCTTCACCGATGAAAAGGATTATACCGCTAAAAATAACCACCAGTTGAGTGGATTCTCGTTGCAATACCACGATAACAACGGATTCAGCTGGAACCTGATGGGCAGTTACCAGCAGGCCAAAAGGTTGTTCGTGAACGACAGTACTTACACTGCCGCTTATACCAAGTATTATTCCGGTAATTATATTGGCAACTCTTACGTGCTGGAGACCAACGGCAACAAAAAATTCAATACACATCTGCAATGGGTGGGCGGCATCCAGTATACACGTCAGAATACAACCCAATCATCCCTGTACATCAGCACGGGTGTTCCCGCTTACCAGTCTTCCTCGGCATTGGGTAAAGACAGCACGTATACCAGCCAGTTTTCGGCATATAGTTCATTATTGCTCACAGATCTTAGTGGCTTCAATTTTGAAGCGGGTGGTCGCATCAACCATCATTCCATCTATGGCAACAACGCTACTTATACTATTAACCCGTCTTATAATATTGATGAGAACACCAAATTGTTTGTAAACATTTCTTCTGCTTACAAAGTGCCTTCTCTCTACCAGTTATACAGTGAATATGGCAACAAAGGACTGAAACCGGAAAGCAGCACTACTTATGAAATAGGTGTGCAAACACAAAGCAATAACAAAAGACAGCGCTTGCGCTTTGCGGCATTCAAAAGAGATATACATAACCTCATCATCTTTTATACCAACCCGGTAACCTATGCCGGTCAGTATATCAATCGCAATGAGCAGCACGATTATGGCTTTGAAGTAGAAAGCAATACTTTATTGGCTTCTTTTGGTAGCTGGAGCAATAACCTCAGCTTTATCGACGGGCAGGGTGTTGAAAACGGTACAAAAACAGACAACCTGTACCGCCGTCCCAAGTTCGTGTTCAATAGCAGCCTCAGCCTGCAGCCTTTTGCCGCACTCACAGTTATTCCTTCATTCAAATATGTAGGCGCCCGGTTAAAAGGGCCTTATGATGCGGGTCCGGCTGAACAACCACATTATTATACCATCGATTGCTATGCGGGATATGCTTTGTCCGGAAAAATTAAAGTATTTTTGGACTTCCATAACATCACCGATCAGCAGTATTTCGATGTTGTTGGTTACAACAGCAAACGATTCAATATGATGGCCGGTTTCAGTGTTAAACTATAA
- a CDS encoding APC family permease: MQGKQQLNLFSFTMIVVGLVIGMGIFRTAATSAKDAIEPSVYFTAWILGGFFALCGALTYAEIGSRYPITGGYYKVFSYAYHPSIAFAINCIILISNAASLSGVALIGSGYIAKLFPQVAWTDVDKALISCGAIIIFYLINLAGLKMSSRTQNVLMLIKISMIVVLILALFFPHQPQAVTTNVAPASSMSWIQSLGVSLIAVSFTYGGYQQTINFGSEVSRPARNIPRGIFIGIAIIIALYLLVNLSYYHIIGFNNMKGEREIAYVVMEKTFGNKGADIFSFLLFFGVLAYVNALLLSNPRVMYAMSTEGTLPKLFARTNDKNGVFTASLTAFSATCIVILFFAQTFEKILNFSIFLDCFGMVASSATIFVLRKRTRELDGTGIYKMKLYPLMPLIFMSAYLFVGISIALQTPDIALVGALVLAAFMLIYFITHRFKRKDNDRSVVYTE, encoded by the coding sequence ATGCAGGGAAAACAGCAATTGAATCTTTTCAGCTTTACCATGATTGTGGTAGGACTCGTTATCGGGATGGGAATTTTCAGAACGGCTGCTACCAGCGCCAAAGATGCCATTGAGCCGTCGGTTTATTTTACAGCCTGGATATTGGGTGGATTTTTTGCACTCTGCGGAGCACTTACTTATGCTGAAATCGGGAGTCGCTATCCTATTACCGGCGGATATTATAAAGTGTTTTCTTATGCTTATCACCCCAGCATCGCTTTTGCCATCAACTGCATCATCCTTATCAGTAATGCTGCCAGCCTGAGTGGTGTAGCATTAATAGGCAGCGGCTACATTGCCAAGCTGTTCCCGCAGGTAGCCTGGACCGATGTAGACAAAGCCCTGATTAGCTGCGGGGCTATCATCATTTTTTACCTGATCAACCTGGCAGGACTAAAGATGAGTTCCCGTACGCAAAATGTACTCATGCTCATTAAAATAAGCATGATCGTAGTGCTGATCCTTGCTTTGTTTTTTCCACACCAGCCGCAGGCGGTAACCACGAATGTTGCTCCTGCTTCTTCTATGAGTTGGATACAAAGCCTGGGTGTGAGCCTGATTGCTGTTTCATTTACTTATGGAGGTTATCAGCAGACCATCAATTTTGGCAGTGAAGTAAGCCGGCCGGCCAGGAATATTCCAAGGGGTATTTTCATTGGCATTGCCATCATCATTGCATTATACCTGTTGGTGAACCTGAGTTATTATCATATCATCGGCTTCAACAACATGAAAGGCGAAAGAGAAATTGCTTATGTGGTGATGGAAAAAACGTTCGGCAACAAAGGCGCTGATATATTTTCTTTCCTGCTTTTCTTTGGGGTACTGGCTTATGTAAATGCGTTGTTGCTTAGTAATCCCAGGGTGATGTATGCAATGAGCACGGAAGGCACATTGCCCAAACTCTTTGCCAGAACAAATGACAAGAACGGTGTGTTTACCGCATCGCTGACAGCATTTTCGGCCACCTGTATTGTGATCCTGTTCTTTGCGCAAACCTTTGAGAAAATACTGAACTTCTCCATTTTTCTCGATTGCTTTGGCATGGTGGCGTCGAGCGCTACCATATTTGTGTTGCGCAAACGCACGCGTGAACTGGATGGTACAGGCATTTACAAGATGAAATTATACCCGTTGATGCCACTCATTTTCATGTCGGCTTACTTATTTGTGGGCATCAGTATCGCTTTGCAAACGCCAGACATCGCATTGGTAGGTGCACTGGTACTCGCAGCTTTTATGCTGATCTATTTCATTACACACAGATTTAAACGGAAAGACAATGATAGATCTGTCGTATATACTGAATGA
- a CDS encoding PLP-dependent aspartate aminotransferase family protein, whose translation MIDLSYILNELGEDRDEYFRAIAPPIVQTSNFAFRKVADMRRAFEDEYSTWLYSRGLNPTVEILRKKLAALDGAEDCLVFNSGAAAIFAAVLSQVKSGDHIVSVKKPYSWAQRMFDVILPRFQVTVTYVDGTDTAHFEAAIQSNTTLIYLESPNSWLFELQDLAAVAALAKKHNIVTICDNSYCSPLYQKPIALGIDLVLQSATKYIGGHSDVVAGVLSGSKEKMEKIFNSEYMTVGSGIQPFNAWLLIRGLRTLPARLERISRTTQQVVDFLKKHPRVEKVLFPLDPDFPQYELAKKQMKGACGLFTFFIKTDKRETIEVFCESLQHILMAVSWGGYESLIIPKCAGMQPADFNAADPEHRSLRLYVGLEEDDYLLADLEAAFKAISHLS comes from the coding sequence ATGATAGATCTGTCGTATATACTGAATGAACTGGGCGAAGACCGCGACGAATACTTCCGCGCGATAGCGCCACCGATCGTGCAGACCAGCAATTTTGCATTCCGCAAAGTGGCCGATATGCGCCGTGCATTTGAAGATGAATACAGTACCTGGTTGTACAGCCGCGGACTGAATCCTACAGTAGAAATATTGCGCAAGAAACTGGCAGCGCTTGATGGCGCTGAAGATTGTTTGGTATTCAACAGCGGGGCCGCAGCGATCTTCGCCGCAGTATTGTCACAGGTAAAAAGCGGTGATCATATTGTTAGTGTAAAGAAACCCTATTCATGGGCTCAACGGATGTTCGATGTGATCCTGCCCCGCTTCCAGGTAACAGTTACTTATGTAGATGGTACCGATACAGCACATTTCGAAGCAGCCATACAATCCAATACCACCCTCATTTACCTCGAATCGCCCAACAGTTGGTTGTTCGAATTGCAGGACCTGGCGGCCGTTGCAGCGCTCGCAAAAAAGCACAACATTGTTACCATCTGTGATAACAGTTATTGTTCGCCATTGTACCAAAAGCCGATTGCGTTGGGTATTGACCTGGTGTTGCAGTCCGCCACTAAATACATCGGAGGGCATAGCGATGTGGTAGCCGGTGTGCTCAGCGGCAGCAAAGAAAAGATGGAAAAAATATTCAACAGTGAATACATGACGGTGGGGTCGGGTATACAACCTTTCAACGCCTGGCTGTTGATCCGGGGACTACGTACTTTGCCGGCGAGGTTGGAGCGCATCAGCCGGACTACACAGCAGGTAGTGGATTTCCTAAAAAAACATCCGCGGGTAGAAAAAGTATTGTTCCCGCTCGACCCTGATTTTCCGCAGTACGAGCTGGCAAAAAAACAAATGAAGGGCGCCTGTGGCCTCTTTACTTTTTTCATCAAAACCGATAAACGGGAAACCATCGAGGTTTTTTGTGAATCGCTGCAACACATTCTTATGGCTGTGAGCTGGGGTGGTTATGAATCGCTGATCATACCCAAATGCGCAGGCATGCAGCCGGCCGATTTTAATGCAGCAGACCCTGAGCACAGGAGCCTGCGGTTGTATGTAGGATTGGAAGAAGACGATTACCTTTTGGCCGATCTGGAAGCGGCTTTTAAAGCCATTTCGCACCTTTCATAA
- a CDS encoding TolC family protein codes for MKKLIILLCGVTFLQANAQNGSDHWNLRQCVDYAMANNISVKQADIQARISALQLKQSKLNLYPGVSGNTSTGVRFGRSIDPTTNGFATTQFLYQNFGVNGGIQLYNNGRLRNTMQASAFSAQAALTDVAKAANDVALNVCTYYLQVLAAKEQINISEVQISQTNAQFEMTRKKVDAGMLPELNLAEIEAQLSTDSSNYIAAKTSYEQNLISLRGLLGLDPDVIFGVETPPVDKIPLESFADMQPQAVFQLALANQPLQKGNALRIKAAQKNISAARGGFYPTINLGFNLSTNFSNSFKYINGATFLGYTPITGAEPIVTVNNVNYYLQNPIYKFSQGTRSFGDIWQGWGKQLDNNFGQNVGMSISIPIFSNGQNRIAYQQSKLNLQNAELQRSQSDLKLKQDIYTAYTNATAALQKFNAGQKTVTSAQKAYDFALKRYEVGLLSSIDLLTNQNNLLKAKLQQLSNQYDYVFKMKLLEFYKGVGLKL; via the coding sequence ATGAAAAAACTGATCATCCTTCTTTGTGGTGTAACATTCTTGCAGGCAAATGCGCAGAATGGTTCTGATCACTGGAACCTGCGTCAGTGTGTGGATTATGCAATGGCCAATAATATTTCTGTTAAGCAGGCCGATATCCAGGCAAGGATCAGTGCATTACAACTGAAACAATCAAAATTAAACCTTTATCCCGGCGTATCAGGTAATACTTCTACAGGTGTTCGTTTTGGACGTTCGATCGACCCCACCACCAATGGTTTTGCCACTACACAGTTCCTGTACCAGAACTTTGGTGTGAACGGAGGTATACAATTATACAACAACGGAAGGCTGCGGAACACCATGCAGGCTTCGGCATTCAGCGCCCAGGCTGCATTGACCGATGTTGCCAAAGCCGCCAATGACGTAGCATTGAATGTATGCACTTATTATTTGCAGGTGCTGGCAGCCAAAGAGCAGATCAATATCAGCGAGGTGCAGATCAGCCAGACCAATGCTCAATTCGAAATGACCAGGAAGAAAGTAGATGCAGGGATGTTGCCGGAGTTGAACCTCGCAGAAATTGAAGCACAGTTGTCAACAGACAGCAGCAATTATATAGCAGCCAAAACTTCCTATGAACAAAACCTCATCAGCCTGCGTGGATTACTAGGCCTTGACCCCGATGTGATCTTTGGTGTTGAAACCCCGCCGGTAGATAAAATCCCATTAGAATCCTTTGCCGATATGCAGCCACAGGCAGTATTCCAATTGGCACTTGCGAACCAGCCCTTGCAGAAAGGAAATGCGCTGAGAATAAAAGCCGCACAGAAAAACATCTCAGCAGCCAGAGGCGGTTTTTATCCCACCATCAACCTGGGCTTCAACCTGTCTACCAACTTTTCAAACTCTTTCAAATATATCAACGGCGCTACTTTCCTGGGATATACACCCATTACAGGAGCAGAGCCTATTGTAACAGTAAATAATGTAAACTATTACCTGCAAAACCCGATATATAAATTTTCACAAGGCACCCGCAGCTTTGGAGATATATGGCAGGGATGGGGCAAACAGCTCGACAACAACTTTGGACAAAACGTTGGCATGAGTATTTCGATACCCATCTTCAGCAATGGACAAAACCGCATTGCTTACCAGCAATCCAAACTGAACCTCCAGAATGCAGAACTGCAAAGAAGCCAGAGCGACCTGAAACTGAAACAGGATATTTATACAGCGTACACCAACGCTACGGCTGCTTTGCAAAAATTCAATGCGGGGCAGAAAACAGTTACCAGCGCGCAAAAAGCCTATGATTTTGCGCTGAAACGTTATGAAGTGGGTTTGCTGAGCTCGATTGATCTGCTGACCAACCAGAACAACCTGCTGAAAGCCAAATTGCAGCAACTGAGCAACCAGTACGATTATGTGTTCAAAATGAAATTGCTGGAATTTTATAAAGGCGTAGGCTTGAAATTATAA
- a CDS encoding efflux RND transporter periplasmic adaptor subunit yields the protein MNKKLIWTIIILVAVIAAFVGMKKAGIIGKDEGIKVSSEKVSTRTIIETVNASGKVYPEVEVKVSPDISGEIVELNVNEGDSVKKGQVLARIYADIYSTQRDQVAAGVEQARAQLSNSSAGIEGLKATLDNAKATYDRQKKLYADKVISRSEFDQADQAYRSAEANYNAAKEGLRGGQASIRSAEAQLARANKDLSRTTLTAPMDGVISLLAVKKGERVVGTAQMAGTEMMRVADMRSIEVRVDVGENDIPKVKLGDTALVEVDAYTNRKFRGIVYKIANPNVATTTTTSTDVTNYKVHIRLLPDSYADIVKAGKAFPFRPGMSASADIQTKTNVGVLAVPLNAVTTRDKSSDKAPGEKKDDKPANDASAVKSVNADDNIQEVVFVLQKDNTVKKIPVKSSIQDLNYIQITSGLQGGEEVITGPYSTVSKTLKDGTLVKVVPKDKLFEEKKN from the coding sequence ATGAACAAGAAACTGATCTGGACCATCATCATATTGGTAGCCGTCATTGCTGCCTTCGTGGGCATGAAGAAAGCCGGTATCATTGGCAAAGATGAAGGGATCAAAGTATCGTCTGAAAAAGTAAGTACACGCACCATTATTGAAACGGTGAATGCCAGTGGCAAAGTGTATCCCGAAGTGGAAGTGAAAGTGAGTCCGGATATCAGTGGTGAGATCGTAGAACTCAATGTGAACGAAGGCGATAGCGTGAAGAAAGGACAGGTACTTGCCAGGATATATGCCGATATCTATTCTACCCAGCGCGACCAGGTAGCGGCAGGAGTAGAACAGGCCAGGGCGCAATTGTCGAACTCATCGGCAGGTATTGAGGGATTGAAAGCCACACTGGATAATGCAAAAGCCACTTACGACAGGCAGAAAAAATTGTATGCCGATAAAGTGATTTCCCGTTCAGAGTTCGATCAGGCCGATCAGGCGTACCGCTCTGCGGAAGCCAACTACAACGCAGCGAAGGAAGGATTGAGAGGCGGACAGGCATCGATACGCAGTGCCGAAGCGCAGTTGGCCAGGGCAAATAAAGACCTCTCACGTACCACACTCACAGCACCAATGGATGGAGTGATCAGTCTGCTCGCGGTGAAAAAAGGAGAACGCGTAGTAGGTACAGCGCAGATGGCCGGTACAGAAATGATGCGTGTTGCCGATATGCGCAGCATTGAAGTGCGGGTAGATGTAGGAGAAAACGATATCCCCAAAGTAAAGCTGGGCGATACCGCGCTTGTAGAAGTAGATGCTTATACCAACCGCAAATTCAGGGGCATTGTTTATAAGATCGCCAACCCGAATGTGGCAACCACTACCACTACGAGTACAGATGTTACCAATTACAAAGTACATATCCGTTTGTTGCCCGATAGCTATGCAGATATAGTAAAAGCAGGTAAGGCATTCCCTTTCCGTCCGGGTATGAGCGCCAGCGCCGATATACAAACCAAAACCAATGTGGGGGTGCTGGCAGTGCCGCTGAATGCTGTTACCACCAGGGATAAGAGCAGCGATAAGGCTCCGGGAGAAAAGAAAGACGATAAGCCAGCCAATGATGCATCTGCCGTTAAATCTGTTAACGCCGATGATAATATCCAGGAAGTGGTATTTGTATTGCAGAAAGACAATACGGTGAAAAAAATACCGGTGAAGTCTTCCATACAGGACCTGAATTATATTCAGATCACCAGCGGACTCCAGGGTGGCGAAGAAGTGATCACGGGCCCATACAGTACAGTAAGTAAAACACTGAAAGACGGAACCCTGGTAAAAGTGGTTCCTAAAGACAAGTTGTTTGAAGAGAAGAAGAACTAG